The stretch of DNA TAATGGAAAAAGGAAAAGGTTGCAATTGAAGAGAATTCAAAATAGGCATGGTAACTGGATTGATGGCACAGAACATATGGCTAACGAGACAGTAGCTTTCTTTCACAAACTATTCCACGATTCTATTATTCCTACTGCTTTTGGAATATTTGACCATGTACCTGAAATGTTGAATATAGAGCAGAATCAAAATCTCATGAGGCAAACTCTGAAGAGGTAAAGCATGTTGTTCTTGGCTTAAATTGTACAAGTGCAGGGGGGCCAGATGGATTTACGGGCAGCTTTTTCCATGCTTGTTGGAATATCATAAGCGAATATGTGGTTGATATGGTAAAAGCATTCTTCAATGGCCAAGAATTACCAAGGTTTGTAACTCACACAAACTTGGTGTTATTACCTAAGAAGAAGGGTGTAAGTACTTTCTCTGATATGAGGCCTATTAGCCATAGTAATTTCATCAACAAGGTCTTTTCTAGAGTGATCCATGAGAGGCTAGTTGGGATTCTACCTAATCTTATTTCTGATAAGCAAGCTGGCTTTCTGAAGGGTAGGAGTATTGTGGAAAATGTGCTCCTTATATAGGAAATTATTACTGATATTAGGTTGAAAACAAAGGCCAGACCAAAGTAGTGATCAAGCTAGACATGACAAAGGCATACGATAGGTTATCTTGGTTGTTCCTGACTAAGACTTTGAGGAAGATGGGATTTTGTGAGAGGTTTATTGTCTTGGTGTATGGAATCATCTCAAACAATTGGTATTTTGTACTTCTTAATGGACAACCGTATGGTTTCTTCAAGTCTTTTAGAGGTGTCAAGCAAGGTGATCCCTTATCACCTACTCTATTTATATTAGTAGTGGATGCTCTTTCGAGAGGGTTGAATGCTCTTCACTTGAACCTATATTTTTGTggttttggcttgcctagtggaGCTCCAAGATTAATCACTTGGCATATGCAGATGACACCATTATTTTCTCTTCATCAGATGCAATCTCACTTCAATTGATAATGGAAGTGTTGGTAGCATATGAGGTAGCGTCCGGACAGTTGATAAACAAAACTAAATCTGTCGTGTATATGCACCATTTGACCAGTGATGAAGTTGTAAGGAAGGTGCAAAGGATCACACAAATTGAGAAGCAAGAAATCCCATTCAATTATTTGGGATGTCCAATTTTCTATGCTAGAATGAAGATGTATTATTATCAAGGCCTCATGAAAAAAAGGTTCTTGTTAAGTTGCAATCTTGGAAGGGCAAGCTTTTATCTATTGGTGGTCGAGCAGTTCTAATATCTAATGTATTACAAAGCATGCCAATTCATTTGTTTTCGACAGTTAACCCACCCTCTTATGTGATCAATAAATTGCACAGGTACTTTGCTAGATTTTTTCTGGAGCAATTCAGTAGATAGGAGGAGTAGACATTAGGCATCTTGGGACAATCTCTGTGTGCCGTGTGAAGAAGGTGGTGTAGGATTTTGATATTTGCATGATGTAACAAAAGGCTTATTTTGTAATCTTTGGTGGAACTTTAGTACTAAACCTACACTTTAGAGTTCTTTCATGTGCCAAAAGTATTGTAGAAAGATGAATGCATTGGTGGTGCCTTGGAGATATGGCTCAAACGTTTGGAGGAAAATGCTTGAATGTAGAGACTTGATTGAACATCAAATTCTATGACAAATTAAAATGGGATCATCTCTCTTTTGGTTTGACAATTGGATAGGATTAGGTGCACTATACTTTGTTACCCCTCCAGATTTTTATTGTGAGGAATCAATTCATAATGTGATTTATGTAGTGACTGATGGTAAATGGGATGAGGTGCGGATAAGAGAGCTACTACCTGAAGATCTAGCAATGCACATATTAGAGAACATCAAACCGCCATCACTTCATGATGAACTGGATAGAGCATTCTGGATACCTGAAACTAGAGGAGAGTTTTCTGTTAAATCATCATGGGATTACTTAAGAAGGAGAAAGGATCCCAGCATTGTTTACAAAAACATGTGGGTACAAGGATTACCATTTAAAATATCTTTTTTCATGTGGAAGCTATGGAAAGGACAACTACCTTTGGATGACACAATAAGAAGATGGGGTTACTTTGTTCCttctaggtgttggtgttgtgCAAATCCGGATGAGGAAACAAGGGAGCATGTGTTTTTCAAATCGTATGCTGCTTCATGAGTTTGGACATACTTCTTTTCTATCGCTGGCTTATCACTGGAGGGACTGAACTTGCACCAAGTAGTGGTGAAGTGCTGGACAGTCCAGGTAATCCCACGGTTGAAGCCAATCTTTCAAGCCTTGCCTTGTATTATTGTGTGGGAATTATGGAAGAAAAGAAATTGTTACAAGTATGGGGATTTAGTGTCCATCAGCAGAGTTATTTATCAAGTATCAACAACAATCTAATCACTTGTTAAATTAAGAAAACCTGGGATCAAGTATGTACCTCATCGATGGTCTGATTTGTTAAATATGATGGAAAATTATACGCCGAAGTTGAGAATACATAAAGTGTTATGGGAACTGCCAATGGAGGGATGGGTAAAGGTTAACACTGATGGGGCATCAAGAGGGAATCCATGAAGGAGCTCTATTTGTTTTTGTATAAGAAATGAAATAGGAGATGTCATGTATGCAAGAGGAATGGAAATTCAGGAGACTACGAACACATATGCTAAAGCAATGGCGATACTGGAGGCCTTAAGGTACTGTTCTCGATATAGCGTACACCGCTTTTGGTTGTAAACTGATTCCTTGATGCTTAAAAATGTGATTGATGGAACCTGAAAACCTCCTTGGATGATTGCGGAATTTGTGGACGAAATAAGGAAGATGGCGGAGTCGAGTAATGCTACAATATCAGACATCTATAGGGAAGGGAATAGGTTGGCAGATCATTTGGCCAATTATGCTCTAGAGCATGGTCCAATCGAGTGTGGTAGATTTGGTCAATTAGATGTGCAAGGAAGGAGGATTGTTAATGATGATAAGAGACAATGTCCATACTTGAGAATAAGGGTTGCAAGAAACTAGGAGATGAGGAGAGAAGACtaaaggagatagagaaggaacTGGGCAACTCTGTTAGCCATCACATTCGAACCCTCTTGGGGGAGAATATGGTGGGTATTGTTTATGCTAACATTGTTTTCTTTTTTGCAGGAGACGTTATTGTATCATCGCCTTACTGTTGTATGCAAATTCATTGGGTGGTATTAGCACTAGCTGCTCATTCCCATGAAGGAGCATTAATGGTACGCACAAGCGAGGAACAAGATATGCACTGATCAATAACTACCATAGTAATATGAGAAATTCAATTAGCAGCAAGGATCACAAGCACCGGAAGGTTAAAGAGGCCCTGGCCAGTTTTTTCTTTTTGGTAACCTTGTGTTGGTAAATTTTTGCAGTCGACAATTGGGTAAAATGGATACATTGTGGAGCGAATTCTCAGTGCAGCTCACTAATACTATACCCCATGATGAGCTTCTAGGGAACGTTACTGTCACCATGATCTATAATGTGTTTCATCTTCTATGGGTGGTATTAGCACCATGTGCTCATTCCTTTGAAGGGGGGACACTGGTAGGCATAAGCATGGACATCAATGGAAGGCACGAACAGTTCATAGCCAAAAAACTACTTAACAAACATTCAAGAATGAAGGAGCATGAAGACATATATACACAGTATAGCAGCATAAGAGTAGGATGCTTGGATGTAAACTATAAAGCATGGGAAGTGCACACAACAACAGGAACACAATTGCACCATCAGGTGCAGTGGCTTCCATGCATACTGCCCAGATTCACAATTTTCACTATTTTTGTGGCAGTCTTGACATGCATTACTAGGTACTGCCTATCATATACACCAGCTAAGTTGCAAGACATGGAGTATGACATACTCGAAGTGGACTGgacaatgcaaaaaatgaggtacGCGCATGGATTGGAGTTCGTTGAAGTGGAGAAACAGACTATGCAAAAGAGAGGCTATATGGATACTTATCCACTGCCCAACCACGTTATCTGGACAATTTTAATGGAACTCTTTATGAGGATCACGATCTTACCCTGGAGAATTTTGTGTTACAAGGCTAAGAGTTTGAATATGGCTAGTTTTGAGAATTTCCATTTTTATATTAATAGGTCAATGTTAAGTAATAGATCAAAATGTACTACCAAATTTGAGTATCACTTGCTCAAATATGGTAATAGGGATTATGTACTTTACAAATATTATGCTTTACATCATGTGAGGCCACATGACACTTCATTTGTGTTtttgtttattattattaatatatataaaaactagtCCTAGGCACCTTGTCTAGTGgattaaaaaaaataagttatttcaaaaactattgattgccaatccctggcaacggcgccaaaatttgacgaacgcaaaacacacacttaaattgtgctcgctaatcaaatatagtatagtataatatcgtatccatatggattggatttaaacaatattatcatagtttctagcttgattgctatccaaaatgatcaacaattgagatttatataatttctaactaaaattaactaagagtctaaagctattgactaatgacaatcgaaacaaggaataagcaaaaaacgttatcagtgggagaagatagggttttgataggataggtgcaagataattgttcgggatctaacttcAGATAATTCACTTGTAATGTTCAGGTGAGTCTCtctaattcactcaattattagttcaaacgttaagtagaaactcctctctcgattaagtctcaacctcgcaacatgaaccaatttaagctctgcatatggctaagcactgccctcctTATTCTGCATAAGTCTAAGCATTGCATCccttattgcataaggctaaactatgtctttccttgcatgagattGAGCTTTATCTCCACTacattgtatgaggctaagcattacctccattattgcataaggctaaactataccttttcttgcatgaggctaagcattggctccattacattgcatgaggatAAGCATTTCCTCCAATATTGTATAAGGCTAAACTCTGCCTTtacttgcacgagactaagcattgtctccactacattgcatgaggctaagcattgcctctattATTTCATAAGACTAAACTCTGCCTTCCATTGCATGCGGCTAAACTCTATCTTttcttgtatgagactaagcactgtttccaccacattgcatgaggctaagcatttcctccattactgcataaggctaaacacggcattcctttgcatgagactaagcactgtctctgttagatttgcatgaggctaagcactgtctccattactgCATAATGCTAAACGCTGCCTTTCTCTATATAGGGCTAAGAACTACCCTCATCACATACAAGGTTAAGCCCAGCCTTGTTTTGTTCCCGCATATGATTAAGCATAACATGTTCCTTCTATCAAATGATTGATATCGTCGCATCTTTGAATTTCATGTGCAGAACATCGCCACATtgtccaaaggcatcatagtctgaaggcatGATCCTCATAGCTGACgaacgcaaaacacacacttaaattatgctcgctaagcaaatatagtatagtataatatcgtatctgcatggattggatttaaatagtattctcatagtttctagcttgattgttaTCCAAgttgatcaacaattgagatttatgtcatttctaactaaaattaactaagagtctaaagctattgactaatgacaatcgaaacaaggaataagcaaaaaatattatcagtgggagaagatagggttttgataggataggtgcaagataattgttcgggatctaacttcagataattcacttctaatgttcaggtgagtctctcgaattcactcaattattagttcaaacattaagtagaaactcctctctcgattaagtctcaacctcgcaacatgaaccaatttaagctctgtgaagatatgcaagattTCATAGTGGATTGTTCTTTagaaaaacctctttcgattacttagaagaatatatgaactcaaccaacaatataatgcaaagatatcaaaagttatgcctctctcgattgcatgaacaagtgaatatatatgcaacaattaaatcatccaaaaataattcactacataaaactagagttataatccacaaacaatcatcaatacacaaaattcatcaaatcctaaaaggaactactccataatcatggagaaattcatcacaaataaaattaaagtatatgaaatcatagattcgatccaaactcgggtcttgagtgaggaaggaatgatgaaatccttgtgcttgtgttcttccaactcctacTTATCTTCCTTAAGtcaaaagtatgtcaaaagtacAAATGGGaatcctttgggcttttactcacacttcaaagctccaaatagctcgaattagttccacAAAGCTACATAACTCGGAATAACTCATACAAGGCATAagacacataataagtgcaaaacactaccaattaaagctcaaacgcAAGTGAAGTACAGTGAACTAGAGTGCAATAAGCTACTAAAACACgatattatagcctaccatcaacagcccgaagacatcatgccatggtcTGAGGATCTCTTGAAActtcatatcattattcaaaggtatCATAGTCTAGAGGATTCATCCTTATGGCCCGAGGACgccatttcatggcctgcaaatcccttatcatatgcttcatggtctaaggacatcatcctcatcgtccaaagacattTCTCATAGTCCGAAGGGAATATGGATCATGTCTAAATTTTTGCAATACCTTTATATATTCGCGTACATCGTGTTtaaagttttgcaggtaactcggaaAGTAACCGTTCTAGAAATGGGAGCAATTCTTGCTCTGGTTTCCATTCACAACGCTCACATCCTTTGACTATCTCAAACGTAGCCAACAATCTGCAATTGTTCACTCTTTGTCCCGTAATCGTCCAAACATTTACCTCAAATATCTGTAACATTCAAATTCACAATCATAACTTCAACCGAAATCACCCGTTACTCACGACAATGTCCTGTCCAAAAGATCCTCTTTCGAAACACAAGACCACTATtgtaacaactccatcggtttcgttcgttGTTGGGACCAGAACTACACACAGCCTGATTcctgtaacaccagggatatgtaagCAACTCAAGAATCAGGGTTCCGCCCCCATTTTTTTAAATACACATCATCTTCGCTCATTTcagtcaaaattggtcatcatttcctttacccgacaactctttcatcattcttgggtaaagaggggcagctgtcgatacccaattttgtggtcatatttaataaaatattctatatactttcaaaatatcggTTTACATTATTACccaatttacaagagttataTAAGTATTGTTTAtgatttcctataatttttaaagctttaaaatagattttcatatatttaaattaattaaatatgtagtaattatcccttcaaattattttggggTGATTTAATAatacaaatttattatttataccaacatgtatgtttATAACAATTTTTAATTTATTCTATATAAGTACAtttatattttgagctatttacacaatatttgcaataatagcctatattttgtacctaattatatttattacattatttatgctagAATAGGATTTTTATACTTTTAcaatgttaagctattattttcaaacattttactgcataagtaatggttttattatttattaattatttttataaataaattaaaataaatttcgtatatttaattttatagcccataaaaaGGCTAATTTCCGACCAAAATATGGCCAAAAACATTTAGCCCACCCTAGCTCACCCTTTACCAGCCCAAAACAAAACAACCCTAAATAAACCCAGTCGGTGCCCATTTTATACGACCCGCCTCACTCTTCTTTTCATCCAAGAGATCAACGGCTCACAACCCGTCTCCCATATTTAATTAATCCACCCCAAACCCTAAAGCCCATTTTCCCTGAGACGCCACGCCCAAACACTCCCTATCCTCTTCTTTTCCACTCAAAACCTAGTAGCCGCCTCCTTTATCCTCCCCAACTCCGAGTATAATATGGAATCTCTCCATGATTTTCCTTCCAAATATGCTAGATCTCTCTGTTACTTACACGGTTTTGGTATCACATAATAATTGCCTATCTTTGGCAAGTACCAGGTCATGAATCAAGCAAAATCATCTCCAGATCTTCAAGATTTGGACAGGTTTTCGTCTATATGCATCATATGAAGATTATATGGGTCCGGTTTAGTGAGATTCTTCGACTATTATGTTCTCCATCTGGAACTAGGGTTTACTCAATTTTCTCTTAAATTGATTCTGCattgatttttgcattttttcctttccttatttatgtttggttgattatatttccttgtttgttcgttcaatgttctactactatataaatccCTTCCCCGTTCCCCTTCTAGGCAAGAACAACGACCGCTTAACTACTGTTACTATCACTATCACTCCCTCACTCAATCactcactttattctgaaaattttggttcttggccggctgaaagccaaggccaccggagtTCATTTTACGGCCTTCACAGTGCGAGCATTGCTCGGGGCTCATCTGAAGCCTTTGCGAACTTTGACGCACTGGGTTTGGAGTTTTGCTACTCTCCTCTGATATTGATTATTGGAGTGCCGCTACAATTATTCTTCTTGTTTACTTGTTCGTTAATCTATAACTGGTAAGTACCTTTTGGCCCTTGCAATTTCGTTCTCTTTTTGTTTGAGTTCTTGCTTTTTATATCTATGTCCCTGAAACTTTTGTGAATCAACATGCTATTATTTGCATCCCTATTTGCTCTGAAGTTATTCTTGAGGCTATACTTCTCTAGTATCTGAACTTGCCTAAATTTTAACCTTGATTCTGGCTTTCTAAAGCATGTTTACCCTAGTGTGTTTGCATGTGTTCTAatgcttattgttgttgcttATTCTGAGCTTATCTCTTTGCCTTAATCTGGATTCTTATGATAAATCAATTCATGCCCTGAATGTATTTTAATTCTTGTTGAATCGTTCAAGTATAACTTAACGCTTTCTTAGAGTTAATTCCTGATCATGTTATTAGCCAAACATGTTTTTTCCGCTACTTGTAAATTCTAATGTGTGTTCCCTGCCCTGTTTAATATTGTGTTCTTCAATACTGCCTAAGAATTCTAGGATGAGATTTAATACATGGCCTCTTCTTCCATATGTAGTCAAGCCCTAGTGTATGCAAGTCATGTTAACCTGGATTTGATATATTCTTGTCTATTATGAGTTCTCGTGTTGTTTAGACCTTGGTGTTATGATTGATAATGTTAaaatttctgtcacgacccaaactaacccctatcgtgatggcgcctatcgtggaactaggtaagccgactcatttccaaaaaaactgatattttcatttcaaagaaaattttaatgttatttaacataaaaacctttgtaaaggagttcaaatcaaaataaaagtgcggaaggaaaagcccaacatcggagtgtcactagtcatgatcATCTACTACAATCCGTCTAataatatcaagactaactcagtctggaaaataactcagtctggaaaatagctaaatataatatcaagactaactcagcctagcagggctgcgatcgccaggcagctaccttgctatccccgggaaaaatctgcaatcagaacaatcaacaactgcTACCGTGTACAGCTACATATGGATCTGCAtataaggtgcagggagtaacgtgagtacggcaactcagtaagtaacaacaacaaataaagactaagcagtaatgacgagcaataaagcatataatgttcatataaggaaatctcagtaaaatcaggatttgaatcaaaacatctttttaaacccagttccagtaaaatcatttaaagataattttcaacagttttcaaacagaggaataatgcaaaggtgagcaaaaaatgatgaaatcataaacagcccttcgggcaaagcatcactcaCATACAGCCCCTCggaaaaacctcacagtcactcgtgccactcgggcatacctcacaatcactctttgccACTCGgacaaacctcacaatcactcatgcctcccagtcactcagcactcggcactcgcactcagtgggtacctgcgctcactaggggtatgtacagactccgaaggggctcgttcagcccaagtgctatatcaagccaaatcatggcataaatcactcagaccctcagccgatatcaaacatgctgcggcgtgcagcccgatcctataaatatgcaacatgctatggcgtgcagcccgatcccataaatatcctcacaaatcaggccctcggcctcactcagtcataaacctctcaagccactcgggcattcggtccaaaacatttatatgcatcaaaataaaatcataaaactgagttatgcgataaacaagtataaacatgactgagtatagatttccaatcaaaaacaatgagaggatagtaagaaaaggcccctaagtgtccaaacagcactggtacaaggcccaaacatagcattcagcccaatttacagaaactctttctacaacatataagtatcatataatttcaacaaaatatgcaactttacagttgctacgggacggacaaAGTCACAAATCcacaacagtgcacgcccacatgcccgtcacctagcatgtgcgtcactaaaaatagtagaatgatacaaaatccagggtttcgtaccctcagaactagatttacaatcgttgcttacctcaaaccggtaaAATCTCAACACTGCAATGCTTTTGCCTTTggactcgacctccaaatgctccaaatctattcacaataagtacaataccatcaatatgcgctagtggaatgaattccacaagaaaagctacaaaaataGACCAaaccccgaaattggctcaaacccggcccccgggcccacgtctcgaaatccgacaaaaattacaaaactagaaatcccattcactcacgagtctaaccataccaaattcatccaaatccgacatcgtttggtccttcaaatccttaaattacttctccaaaaatctcaagccctaaccccttatttttcattaattacatgattaaacaacgggaaatcaccatatatacgagtattagggctcaagtaacttacctcaatgaaaaaccccttgattccctcttcaaaactctcccaaaagctccaaaatcgaatagaaatggtgaagaatgcactaAAATTCGccaagtgtgcaatatgtaccctctgcccaggcttctcgcacctgcggccatttactcgcacccgcgcaaccgcacctgcgcaactcacttatccACCCAGtctccgcatctgcagaaaacttgtcgcacctgcgcgtggcacgccgcatctgcgaagcctgcccagcatcccccttttcgcatctgcgccccaggtttcgcacctgcgggctcgcagatgcgacctccaacttgcACCTgtgcatcctgcctagcccagcattgcccgcacctacgaactccccacgcgcaccagcggcctcgcatcTGCGACTCTTTCTTTCGCAAgtgcaaaaatagcagtagcatctgcttcagctgcatttttccaactttgacaaattcgttaaccacccggaatcaccccgaggccctcgggacctcaaccaaaaataccaacaagtcatatatcaacataccaacttagtcgaaccttcgaatcactaaaaacaacatcaaatcatcaaattaccctcggattcaatcctaagaacttctaaatttccaaattcggcaacagatgccgaaactaaccaaactacgtccgaatgacctcaaatatttcacacacatcaaaaatgacactacgaacctactccaacttccgaaattccattccgaccccgatatcaaattttccacctGCCGgccgaaatcaccaaatttctaatttcgccaattcaaccctaattctaccacggacctccaaatcgcattccggacgcactccgaagtccaaaataacctaacggagctaacggaaccatcagaattcaaatccgagatcgtttacacataggtcaacatcgagttgacttttccaatttaagtttctacttaagagactaagtgtctcaattcactctgaaaccactccggtcccaaaccaactaacccgatataacataatat from Nicotiana tomentosiformis chromosome 11, ASM39032v3, whole genome shotgun sequence encodes:
- the LOC138901283 gene encoding uncharacterized protein; translation: MGSSLFWFDNWIGLGALYFVTPPDFYCEESIHNVIYVVTDGKWDEVRIRELLPEDLAMHILENIKPPSLHDELDRAFWIPETRGEFSVKSSWDYLRRRKDPSIVYKNMWVQGLPFKISFFMWKLWKGQLPLDDTIRRWGYFVPSRCWCCANPDEETREHVFFKSYAAS